A stretch of Mesorhizobium sp. M2A.F.Ca.ET.046.03.2.1 DNA encodes these proteins:
- a CDS encoding Na/Pi cotransporter family protein, with protein sequence MSGSVVLLHLAGAVALMLFATRMVKTGVERAYGDVLRHRLRATMRNPVMAVLTGCGLAVALQSSTAVTLLVGSFAGAGIVSGAAGQLAVRGAEIGSALVAKLLTFDLTLLVPLCLIAGTVMFMATERRDWRQTGRILIGVGLLILSLEMIGQASEPLRNSQLMPLIINYFSGDSITTYLLAALVTWLFQSSIAAVLLMATLAGRGLITPELGVVLVLGVNLGSSLIAPMLTRSAPPEVRIVPVGNLLMRGLGSLIMLVLIMTFKPDVGFLGRSAPDQIVNAHILFNVLILLAGLPLAGLVYRASEKIVALGSTPQPAATLEVVELSALNESALDTPNQALANATREVVRVCETVEIMLKRIIELYEDADPAKIKALAALDDRVDRKHAAIKLYLAKVTRNPLTEDEALRCQELIGACVKLEQVGDIIVRNMLVHVRKKLERGLEFTPEGWQELCAFHSSVLANARLAFNVLVSRDPETARQLVLEKDLLREREKETSASHFLRLREGTAKSIETSSIHLDTIRDLKQINSLLASIAYPVLEERGLLGGSRLRAS encoded by the coding sequence GTGAGCGGCTCCGTCGTCCTCCTGCACCTTGCCGGCGCGGTGGCGCTGATGCTGTTCGCCACCCGCATGGTGAAGACAGGGGTCGAGCGCGCCTATGGTGACGTGCTGCGCCACAGGCTGCGCGCCACCATGCGCAATCCGGTCATGGCGGTGCTCACAGGCTGCGGCCTGGCGGTCGCGCTGCAGAGCTCAACCGCGGTGACGCTGCTGGTCGGCTCCTTCGCCGGCGCCGGCATCGTTTCGGGCGCCGCCGGACAACTGGCGGTGCGCGGCGCCGAGATCGGTTCGGCGCTGGTGGCCAAGCTGCTCACCTTCGATCTGACGCTTTTGGTGCCGCTCTGCCTGATCGCTGGCACGGTCATGTTCATGGCCACCGAGCGGCGGGATTGGCGGCAGACGGGCCGCATCCTGATCGGCGTCGGCCTGCTGATCCTGTCTCTGGAGATGATCGGCCAGGCGTCGGAGCCGCTGCGCAACAGCCAGCTGATGCCGCTGATCATCAATTATTTCTCCGGCGACTCCATCACCACCTATCTGTTAGCCGCGCTGGTCACCTGGCTGTTCCAGTCGAGCATCGCCGCGGTGCTTTTGATGGCGACACTGGCGGGCCGCGGGCTGATCACGCCGGAACTGGGCGTCGTGCTGGTGCTGGGCGTCAATCTCGGCTCGTCGCTGATTGCGCCGATGCTGACGCGGTCGGCGCCGCCCGAGGTGCGCATCGTGCCGGTCGGCAATCTTTTGATGCGCGGCCTCGGCTCGCTGATCATGCTGGTCCTGATCATGACCTTCAAGCCGGATGTCGGCTTCCTCGGCAGAAGCGCGCCCGATCAGATCGTCAACGCCCACATCCTGTTCAATGTGCTGATCCTGCTGGCCGGACTGCCGCTGGCCGGCCTCGTCTACCGCGCTTCCGAAAAGATCGTGGCGCTGGGCAGCACGCCGCAGCCGGCCGCCACGCTCGAGGTCGTGGAGCTGTCGGCGCTGAATGAGAGCGCCCTCGATACGCCGAACCAGGCGTTGGCCAACGCGACGCGCGAGGTGGTGCGGGTTTGCGAGACGGTCGAGATCATGCTGAAGCGCATCATCGAGCTTTATGAGGATGCCGACCCCGCCAAGATCAAGGCGCTTGCCGCGCTCGACGACCGCGTCGACCGGAAGCACGCCGCGATCAAGCTCTACTTAGCCAAAGTCACTCGGAACCCGCTGACCGAGGACGAGGCGTTGCGCTGCCAGGAGCTGATCGGCGCCTGCGTCAAGCTGGAGCAGGTCGGCGACATCATCGTGCGCAACATGCTGGTGCATGTCAGGAAGAAGCTGGAGCGCGGCCTGGAATTCACGCCGGAAGGCTGGCAGGAGCTTTGCGCCTTCCACTCTTCCGTGCTTGCAAATGCGCGGCTCGCCTTCAACGTGCTCGTCTCGCGCGACCCGGAAACCGCCAGGCAATTGGTTCTGGAGAAGGACCTGTTGCGCGAGCGCGAGAAGGAAACCAGCGCCAGCCATTTCCTGCGCCTGCGCGAAGGCACCGCCAAGAGCATCGAGACCAGCTCGATCCACCTCGACACCATCCGCGACCTGAAGCAGATCAACTCGCTGTTGGCCTCGATCGCCTATCCGGTGCTCGAGGAGCGCGGCCTGCTCGGCGGCTCGCGGCTGAGGGCCAGCTGA